The following proteins come from a genomic window of Miscanthus floridulus cultivar M001 chromosome 2, ASM1932011v1, whole genome shotgun sequence:
- the LOC136536835 gene encoding zinc finger BED domain-containing protein DAYSLEEPER-like, whose translation MGDEDGLLPVGLAPEGENDDDTRADAAALFGIDLEDGSAAPIDVDADGGEGATATANSNGSAPLVAGTGNNSKRKSPVWADFEEIYEDYKPEVARSELCRLIAKLDLPLGIGETDAWEEYIVRAHNPRYVKVSRQTTTRDLDKLFNERRNIIKNCVLSGASSVGLTSDIWSSNAKEDYISVVAHYVTADWELQKKIIGLRLIEVKYTGENIAEKVACVIEEFGLLDKVFSVTLDNASSNAKAMETLTPMFAGYLGSELAPTPSDPNKLKYLKYWKDIPLLYSFAFILDPRGKIRGLFNVLTIMQQKTGFDYSSYYGIMKTKIFKLFNKYEEKFGAARSQRRAAQPASITSKRKQAWGRIFGGPGASGVVGPSPASAPSPSLSTSAAACELSAYLDSDNVIAYEDEFDLLLWWRDHKLTYPVLSIMARDIMSVPVSTVSSESCFSLTGRILEERHRRLLPEHVEMLACIKD comes from the exons ATGGGCGACGAGGATGGCCTCCTGCCGGTTGGCCTAGCGCCAGAGGGCGAGAACGACGACGACACTCGAGCCGACGCTGCTGCGTTGTTTGGTATCGATCTTGAGGACGGCTCTGCTGCTCCGATTGATGTGGACGCGGACGGTGGCGAAGGGGCGACGGCGACTGCGAACTCCAACGGCTCTGCTCCTTTGGTTGCTGGTACAGGTAACAATAGTAAGCGCAAATCGCCTGTGTGGGCTGATTTTGAGGAGATCTATGAG GATTATAAACCTGAAGTTGCTAGATCTGAATTATGTCGTTTGATTGCTAAGCTTGATCTGCCTTTAGGAATTGGTGAGACTGATGCTTGGGAAGAATACATTGTTAGAGCTCATAATCCTAGGTATGTGAAGGTctctagacagaccaccactagagatcttgacAAACTTTTTAATGAACGACGTAATATAATTAAGAACTGTGTGTTGTCTGGTGCTTCTTCTGTTGGTCTGACATCAGACATTTGGTCTAGTAATGCAAAGGAAGACTATAtcagtgttgttgctcattatgtgACTGCTGACTGGGAGTTGCAGAAAAAGATAATTGGTCTCCGCTTGATTGAGGTAAAATATACTGGTGAGAATATTGCAGAAAAAGTTGCTTGTGTGATCGAAGAATTTGGTTTGCTTGACAAGGTGTTCTCTGTTACTCTTGACAATGCTTCTTCcaatgctaaggctatggaaacattgacacctatgtttgctggttatCTGGGTTCTGAACTTGCACCTACACCTTCAGATCCTAATAAG cttaaataccTAAAATACTGGAAGGACATACCTCTGCTgtattcatttgcattcattcttgatcctagaggtaAAATTAGAGGTTTATTTAATGTTCTTACCATAATGCAACAAAAAACTGGTTTTGACTACAGTTCTTATTATGGTATTATGAAAACTAAAATTTTTAAGTTGTTTAACAAGTATGAAgaaaagtttggtgcagctaggtctcaaaggagGGCTGCACAACCTGCAAGCATCACAAGTAAGAGGAAGCAGGCATGGGGAAGAATTTTTGGAGGCCCTGGAGCATCTGGTGTTGTTGGACCTTCCCCTGCCTCTGCTCCCAGTCCTTCATTATCTACTTCTGCTGCTGCTTGTGAGCTATCTGCTTAtctggacagtgacaatgtcatTGCATATGAGGATGAGTTTGATCtacttctctggtggcgtgaccataAGCTAACATATCCAGTGCTTTCTATCATGGCTAGAGACATTATGTCAGTTCCTGTTTCAACAGTGTCTTCAGAATCTTGTTTCAGCTTGACAGGAAGAATACTTGAGGAGCGGCACCGTCGACTATTGCCTGAACATGTGGAGATGCTTGCTTGCATAAAAGATTGA
- the LOC136527516 gene encoding uncharacterized protein, with protein MAIDHESPFKELRLKNRRIMGGGGPDPEQEEEAATAAYAEQWPRWLQPLLSARFFAHCKMHSDSHRSGECNMFCLDCSSAAAGAGTGTRALCSLCLAHGHRDHHTIQIRRSSYHDVIRVSDIQRFMDIAGVQTYVINSARVVFLNERPQQQKPGCGGGGKAASASANLCEVCARSLLDNFRFCSLGCKVIGRSPDAAKARNWLLRPADGDDSTSSSSALRNADKKQAFTPPTPQPTLPTKRRKGIPHRAPFGSLIVEY; from the exons ATGGCGATTGACCACGAGTCCCCGTTCAAGGAGCTCCGCCTCAAGAACCGCAGGATCATG ggcggcggcggccctgaccccgagcaggaggaggaggccgcgaCGGCGGCGTACGCGGAGCAGTGGCCGCGCTGGCTGCAGCCGCTGCTGTCCGCGCGCTTCTTCGCGCATTGCAAGATGCACAGCGACTCCCACCGCAGCGGCGAGTGCAACATGTTCTGCCTCGACTGCAGCtccgccgccgcgggcgcgggcaCGGGCACGCGAGCCCTGTGCTCGCTGTGCCTCGCGCACGGCCACCGCGACCACCACACCATCCAGATCCGCCGCTCCTCCTACCACGACGTCATCCGGGTCTCCGACATCCAGCGCTTCATGGACATCGCCGGCGTGCAGACCTACGTCATCAACAGTGCCCGCGTCGTCTTCCTCAACGAGCGGCCGCAGCAGCAGAAGCCAGGCTGCGGCGGCGGAGGCAAGGCCGCGTCGGCGTCCGCCAACCTCTGCGAGGTCTGCGCCCGCAGCCTCCTCGACAACTTCCGCTTCTGCTCCctcggatgcaaagtcatcgGCCGCTCCCCCGACGCCGCCAAGGCCAGGAACTGGCTCCTCCGGCCCGCCGACGGCGACGACTCCACGTCCTCCTCCTCGGCCCTGCGCAATGCCGACAAGAAGCAGGCCTTCACGCCACCCACGCCGCAGCCGACCCTGCCGACGAAGCGCCGCAAGGGCATTCCGCACCGCGCGCCGTTCGGCAGCCTCATCGTCGAGTACTAG